TGATCACGATCCACTTGTAGGTTCCGAACACGAAATCCAGGATGAGAGCGACGGTTTTCAGAAGAGGTCCAAGAAAAGGCATACGTTCCTCGTTGTTCTGGCAGCGCCGTTCGAGTGGCGGCATGGTCAGAGTCTCACACGCCACCGGGCAAATCAAGGGCTTTCTCCTCAGGCGCGCTCAAGGCGCATGCGGAAGCCCTCCCGCAGGGCCTCGAAGCTCGAAACGTGCAGGTGCGCGGCCAATGACGGGTTCTTGTAGGCCCAGAAGGGCACTCCAGCGGCCCTGGCGGTGGCCTCGTCCACATCGCTGTCGCCTATGAAGGCCACGTCGTGGCGCGTGAGATTCCATTCGCGCAGGATGCGGTGCACGCCTTCGGGATTGGGTTTTGGATGCTTCACGTTGCCTGCGGTGACCACCGGGAAGAAGTAGTCCGTGAGCTCGAAGTTCTCCAGGAGCATTTCCATGGAGTTGGTGCGGTTGGTGTTCACGCCCAGGCGGACGCCCCACTCGCGCAGGGTGTCCAGGAACTCCGTCAGGCCGGGCTCCAGAAAGGTGAAGGGGATCAGCTCGGAGTAGTCGATCTCCTTGCGGGCGGCCTCGGCCTCGGCCAGGCGCTCCTGGGGCACGATGTGCGCGATGGAGATGAACACCGCGTTGGCGTGCACGAAGTCCTCTTCCTCGGGCGTCATGGGCAGCATGCCCAGCCTGCCGCGGATGATGTTGTAGAACATCCTGTTGGAATCCTTGGAATCCACCAGGACGCCGTCGCAGTCGAAAATCACGCCCTTCACGCCCTGGGGCACGAGGGTCGGCTCCACCTTGCGCGCGCGCATGCCCTACCCCCTCACCGGCACGAGGACCGTGCGTTCCGCGTCCAGCCAGGGCCGGGCCGGGTCGCTCCGGCGCGACAGACACAGCCGCCAGCCCGGCGCACGGGCCGCGCGGTACGCCCCCGCGAGGCCCAGAGCCGCCGTGAGGGCGGCATCGGCCGGGGCGAAGGCCACGCCGAATTCCTCCCAGGACGAGGCCAGCGCCTCGTCCGAGGCGTGCAGCCCGCACTGGGGAGGCAGCACCGTGAGCGCCGCATCCACGAACACCGCCAGGGGAAGACCCGGCCCCGCAGGCACGAGGTCCGGCTTCGCGCCCGAGAGCGCGGCCTCCTCGCCGCCCAGGGGATCCTCCTCGTCCAGGCCCAGGGTCTTCTCGAAGTCGGCCCACTGGCCGTCGAGCTTGGCGGTCAGGCCGTCCAGCTCGCGGGAGACCTCCTCCAGGGCCCAGGCCAGGCACAGTTCCGCCTGGGCGCGCGCAAGGGCGCGCTTGCGGATTTCCTGGTCCTGACGGCCTTCAAGCGCGGCCTCCAGGCCGTCCTTGATGGCAAAGCTGGTGGAACCGTAGGCGTCCTGGAGCGACGGGGCGTAGGCCGAAACGTCGGCCACGCTGCGCGATTCCCGGGCCAACTGGGTGAACTGCGCCGTGAGCGCCCGGGCCGAGGCCTCGTCCAGGGGCAGGTCCGGGGGCCGGAACCAGCGCCCCGGAGGATCGGCCGGGGCCAGGCCCGGGTCGAGGAAGCGCACCGCCGGAGGCACGTCGGGGGCGGCCTGGGGCGTCAGGTCGGGCACGTGGATCAGAAGGGAGACGGTGTCTTGGCTCATACGGAGTGCATCAATCCCGTGGTTGGGGTGAGAAGTTCCGGCAGCGTCCGTCGCAGGAGGGCAGCCGGAGGACGCAGACGTCGCCCAGGCAATGCGCGCAGCCGGGAAAAGCATTCATATCACCGGGCTGGCGATCCTGACAACCCGCATCCTGGCGGCAAAGTTCCAGAAAGCGCCGTTCCCAGAGGTCCGCCGCCGTGGACTCGCTGAGCCCGAAAGCCTCGGCCCGCGTGAGAAAGCCGTCGTAGAGGCCGTGCAGCTCCAGGACCACGGTGCAGCGGTAGGACGTCTGATAGCCCGGGTTCAGGGCCTCCTCGTAGAGGCAGCGCCCGGAAACGAAATGCCGGCAGCCCCCGGCGGGCAGACGCACCAGGCGCGTCATGGATGGCGCCTTCCTTGACCGGGGCTGCGCCGCGTTGTAGCCTTGCGGAAACTTATCCGCCGGAGGTTTCGCATGTTCGGTCTGGGCTTCTGGGAACTGCTGATCATCCTCATCGTCGTCCTGCTGTTCTTCGGAAGCAACAAGCTCCCCGAGTTGGGACGCGGCCTGGGCAAGGCCATCCGCGAATTCCGGGGCTCCACCTCGGACAAGGACGCCGTGGAGCGCAAGAACGGACCGGACGACTCCCGCAAGAGCTAAGCCCGCCCCTGGCCCGCGCCGAAAAGGGCCAGCCCCCGGGCCACGTAGTGGATTCCCGAGGCGAGGGTCAGGGCCGCGGTGATCCACACCAGCGCCCCGGCCAGGGACGCAAGCCATGCCCCGCCCGCATCCAGGGCCAGGGCGAAGGCCGCCAGCACCAGCCCCATCTGGGCCGCCGTGGTGGCCTTGCTCACGGCGCTCGGGCTCATGCGCCCGCGCATGTCCTGCCCCCAGTAGGTCAAGAGCGCGATGCCCCCCACGATGAGCACGTCGCGGCTCACCACCGCCACGGCCAGCCACCCGGGAATCCACCCCTCCACCGCCAGGCAGAC
This is a stretch of genomic DNA from Fundidesulfovibrio magnetotacticus. It encodes these proteins:
- a CDS encoding HAD family hydrolase — protein: MRARKVEPTLVPQGVKGVIFDCDGVLVDSKDSNRMFYNIIRGRLGMLPMTPEEEDFVHANAVFISIAHIVPQERLAEAEAARKEIDYSELIPFTFLEPGLTEFLDTLREWGVRLGVNTNRTNSMEMLLENFELTDYFFPVVTAGNVKHPKPNPEGVHRILREWNLTRHDVAFIGDSDVDEATARAAGVPFWAYKNPSLAAHLHVSSFEALREGFRMRLERA
- the tatA gene encoding twin-arginine translocase TatA/TatE family subunit yields the protein MFGLGFWELLIILIVVLLFFGSNKLPELGRGLGKAIREFRGSTSDKDAVERKNGPDDSRKS
- a CDS encoding CDP-alcohol phosphatidyltransferase family protein, which gives rise to MAPRNPNWTIPNALTMARILFTPLFVALFVDQDRWAALSLFFLAGVTDALDGFLARVLDQRSALGAILDPLADKMLLDAAYVCLAVEGWIPGWLAVAVVSRDVLIVGGIALLTYWGQDMRGRMSPSAVSKATTAAQMGLVLAAFALALDAGGAWLASLAGALVWITAALTLASGIHYVARGLALFGAGQGRA